The Mesorhizobium loti DNA segment TCCGGCGCGCGAGTTCCAGAAGGTTCAGCGAACCGAGCACACTTGTCTTGAACGTATGGATCGGGTCCGCCTGATAGTGCGGCGGAGAGGCAGGGCAGGCGAGATTGTAGATCTCGTCGACTTGAAGATCCACAGGCAGCGGATCGACGATGTCATGCTCGATGCAGGTGAATTTTGGATCGCGCAGAAGGGCGTTGAGATTGTACCTCTTGCCGGTGTGGAAATTGTCCAGCACGACGACATCATACCCATCCCGCAACAGGCGTTCGCACAGATGCGACCCCAGGAAGCCCGCGCCCCCGGCAACCAGGGCGCGACGTCGTTTTTGGTTCGGCTCTCTTTGACCGATCCCAGATCCCAGTTTCAGAACCTTGATGACCTTGCTCATGCTTGCCCCTTACGCAACGCGCACGCTATCGCCGAGCCGGGACAACAGTCCGACTACGCCTTCAGAACGTGACAAACCCTCCGCATCAGCGGATTCGCCAACATTGATGTGCGTCAATTATTCTTCAGGTTCGCCGGGCCGGTGCCGCACGCTTTACGTGCTGCCGCTTACCCTGCTCCGCGCCCCAAAATCGCGATCACGTGCCCAGTGCCATCATCGTCGATTGCTCGCCCAAATTGCACATCCCAACGCATTGAAAATATACCTGTGGAGATCATAGTCAACTAAATTAGCAATTCGTTAACTACAACAAATTGCGAATGGTTAACCCTCGGGTGGGTTCGACCCGCAATGCCATACCGCGCGGGTCCGAGGAGGATACCCTTTGCAAATCAACAGTTTGGATCGGCCATTTGACGGCCCGCCAGGGGGGCTGGGCACCGGGAAACACCGATGTCGGCACCCTATTGCATCTCGGCCTATATCCCAGGAAATATACCCAAATGAAGACGGGGGCTCGCGCGATCTTGGCGGACGTCAAACTTTCAGAGTGCAACTAGATTGTTGCCCAAAGCCGCTCGGGCTGCAAATATAAACGTCAGGATGAGAATATTTTGCCAATATTTCTTTATGAAGGGAGGATAGATCGCAACCGGCTATAGCGGAAAAGAAGCCAAGAACCAAAACCTGAACGGAAAGCCGCTTCGCGGAGATAGGCCGCAATTGCGGGTTGTTTTCATCGCACTGCTCGCAAGCTCTGCGCATAAAGGGCCTCTCATTCGCACCGCGCGGATCAATGGTCATTTTTTGCCGGAAAGCGCGCACATGTCCATTCTATGCCGTAACATCGGTCATTTCGGCATGGCATTGAGCGCATAGGTAGAGAGCGCCGTCCATTGCGCGATCGCGTATCTGCGCGGAACGGCATGTCGGCATGGTGTCGCCCGACCTTGTCGGTTACGAGCGTCCCGTGTTCCTATTCAACGGCCGTGACACGATCCAGGTCGAGGCGGCCAGGGGACATTGGAAGAGATGAAAGTACGCCGACGCCACAGCCTACTGACAGCCGATGCCGGATCGGCGCCCGGAGCGCAAGGCCTGAGAAACGTTTGCAAATGATCGTCGCCTGCGCTTGGTTGTTACTGGCTCTTCTCTTCGATAAGCAACTGCCGGTTGGCTTGCAGCAGATCGAGATACCGCTGCCTCGTTTCCGGATCCGCTTGGCAAAAGAATCTCAGCAATTCGTTGGCACGGTCTTCGAACGCGCGAAACGCCGGAAACTCTTTCGTTCCGACACTTGTCGAACGACTGAGTGTGAACCGGTCACGTAAGTTCGATCCATCTCCCGAATAAGACACGATGATCCTGTCTACCTGCCCATCAATGTAGGATGTCGAGACACGCGATTGGTTTCCATTGGGCTTTTCATCGATCGTCTGGAGAATCCCGCTGCCGCCTGGATTTGGGCACTCGACCGAAACTCTCAGGAAATCGGTGTTGGCAAAGCAAGAGGTGGCTCCGCCAAGCAGCAAAACCAACGCAAGACCGATCGAGGTTTGCAAGGGCGGAGACCTTCTTTGCTTCACTCAAGAACTTCATCGTCGACGACGATTGACGGAATATCACCATAAATTGTTAGCATCGATCTATGAGTTGGAAGAAGAGCAACTCACGTGGCGGGCTGAGAGTGCGGATCAAGATCATCGGAACCGGGCGTGCCGTGCCGGCAAGGTGCGTGACGTCGCGCACGCTCGACGAAAAATTGGGACTCAGCCTCGGCCAGCTTGAGGCCGCCACCGGTGTCGTCGAACGCTATGTCTGCGATGCGGAATCGCAGGTGGATCTCGCTTGCGCGGCAGCCCGTCTGGCGCTCGCGGATGCCGGGATTGAGGCAAGCGAGATCGATCTCGTAGTAGGCGGCTGCGGCGTGCCCTACCAGCCGCTACCATCGACCGCGCCGCTGGTGATGCAGCGGCTGGGCATGGCCGATGGTTCGGCGGCGGCCTTCGACGTCAACAGCACTTGCCTCGGCTTCCTGACCGCCTTCGAGACTGCCGGCCGCATGATCGAGGCCGGGCAAAGCAAACGGGCGCTCATATTCTCCTCGGAGATCGCCTCGCGCGCCTTGCCCTGGAAAGACCAGCCGGAAATCGCTGCCCTGTTCGGCGACGGCGCGGCGGCGGCTATTCTGTGTCGGTCGGCGCCGGGAGAAGGCAAGATGGTAGCCAGTCTGATGCGAACCTATCCCTCAGCCTATGACGCTTGTGGCATAGGTTCCGGCGGAACTCGTTTCGACTTCCATCGCCAGCCGCAGGAATTCGCCAGCCACACTCTGTTTCACATGGATGGCAAGGAGCTGTTTCGCGTCACATCGCGACATTTCAACGGCTTCCTGGCTGACTTGTTGGAACGCGCGGGCTGGGATCACGAAGAGGTAGACCTCGTCGTGCCGCATCAGGCCAGCCCCTTCGCCCTGGTCCATATGGCGCGTCAGACCGGCTTTGCCCGGGAGAAGCTCGTCGATATCGCGGCGCGCTATGGCAACCAGATCGCCGCCTCCATCCCCTTCGCCCTCGACATTGCGCGGCGCGAGCGGCGCATAGCGCCGGGAGCTAAGCTACTTTTCCTCGGCACCTCGGCCGGCGTGTCGTTCGGCGGCATGGCGCTGCAGGCATGAGGCGCGTGCTCGTCACTGGCGCCAGCGGCTTCCTCGGCGCGCATATCGTGGCGCGGTTGGCAGCGGATGGCATGCAGGTGGTGGCGCAAGGCCGCGATGTCGGGCGCTGCGCGGCGCTCGAAGCCGACGGTCATGCGGTTGTCCGCCGCGATCTGTCGCAGCCGCTCGATGCGGGTGCCGGGGCCGCATTCGGGGAACTCGGTGCCATTGTGCATTGCGCGGCGCTTTCGGCGCCGTTCGGCCGGCTGGCGGATTTTCAAGCAGCCAACGTCACGGCAACCCGCAATCTCGTCGATTTCGCGCATCGGCAGGGCGTGCGCCGCTTCGTCCAGATATCCAGCCCCTCGGTCTGCTTCGCCTTTCGCGACCAGCTCGGCGTGCCGGAGGACATGGCTTTGCCGGAGCCGGTCAATGCCTATGCCCTCACCAAGCGGCAAGGGGAGGAGATCGTGCTCGCTGCGTCCGGGATTGGCCCGGTCATCTTGAGGCCACGCGGCATCTACGGGGCTGGCGACCGCGCCTTGCTGCCGCGCCTGCTTGCCGCGGCCCGGCGGCCATTGCCGCTGTTTCGCGACGGTCAGGCGCGTATCGACCTCACCCATGTCGACGATGTCGTCGAGGCGGTGGTCGCGGCGCTCGAAGCCGGCAGCGATGCCGATGGCCAGATTTTCAACATTTCCGGTGGCGAGGTGCTGCCGGTGCGCCGCATTGCCGAAACCGCCTGCGCGCGCGCCGGCGTGGCGGCGCGGTGGCGAAAAATGCCGTTGTGGCCGGCCATGCTGGCGGCGGGTGCGATGGAGGCGGTGGCACTGCGCTTGCCGGGCCGGCCCGAACCGCCGGTCACGCGCTACGGCCTCGGCCTGTTCGCCTATGCCCAGAGCCTCGATATTTCAAAGGCTGCGCGGATGCTGGGTTGGGCGCCGAAAGTGTCATTCGAGGAGGGACTTGACCGCACATTCGGCAAGGCGGCGGAAAGCCGGTTTGTAACAGGGAGGGCGGTAGCGTGAAGATTGTCTTCGCCAACAGCGCCTGGGTCAGTGCCGCCGAAAGGCTGATCCTGCACGGCGGCAGCTGGCGGAGCGTCCGGCTGCGTGTTCGCTATGGCCTCATCATCCACCCGCGGACCGGCCCGGTGCTGATCGACACCGGCTATACGCCGCAAGCGACCAGCGGCACCGACCGTGGCGCTGCACTGCGCCTCTATGGCGCGATACTGAAGCCCCAGCTCAACGCGGCCGAGCAACCGCTGCCGGTGCTGGCGCGGTTCGGCCTCACCCCGCACGATGTGCGCACTGTCATCGTCACCCATTTCCATGCCGATCACATTTCCGGCCTGTCGCAGTTTCCCAATGCCCGTTTCATTGCCAGCGACGCCGCCTGGTCGCGGCTGAAGGTGCGCGCGGCGTGGCAGAATCTGCGCCATGGCGTCTTCGCCGAACTGTTTCCGACCGACTTCGAGACCCGCCTCGACGGGCTGTCGACCAAGGCATGGATCGCACCGCGTGGCGCCATTCCCGGCGGGGCCGATCTGTTCGGCGACGGCAGCGTGGTTGCGGTCGATCTGCCCGGTCATGCCGACGGGCAGTTCGGCCTGTTGTTCGCCGGAATGGAGCGGCCGCTGCTTTACGCGGTCGATGTGCAATGGCTGCTCAAGGCACTGGTGCAGAGACGTACACCCGGCTTTCCCGCGAGCCTGCTGGCCGAAGACTTCGCCGCTATCGAGCCGACCAGCGAAGTCCTGCGCCGTTTTCTGGCGGATGGCGGCGAGGTGATGTTCTGCCATGATCCGGAACCGAAATCATACGATCTGGATGGCGAGAGCGTATGAGTAGGTTTGCAGAAGCGCTGGGCTCGTTCGCCCACACCCGATGGGTGTCGCGCAAGAGCCGCAGGAATTTCGAACGCTGGCAGGCCCGCGCCTTGCGGCGCTGGCTCGACCGCGACCTGCCGCTGGCGCCTTTCTATGGCAAGCCGCCGCACCGTCTCGACGATCTGCCGGTGACCGACAAGGTACTGCTGATGGCGAATTTCGAGCGCTTCAATATCGGTGGCGTGTCGGCCCGCGATGCCTGGGCCGCTGCTTCCTCGGATGGCCGCCTCGGCGACCTGACCGTCGGCGCCAGCACCGGTACATCGGGCAATCGCGGCCTGTTCGTCATTTCCGAGGCAGAGAAATATCGCTGGCTGGGTACGATCCTGGCCAAGGCCATTCCCGACCTTCTGTGGCGCCGGCAGCGCGTGGCCGTGATCCTGCCGCAGAACAGCGGACTTTATGACAGCGCGCGCCAATCCCGGCGCGTCGAACTCGGCTTCTTCGACCTTAGGCTTGGTCCGGAAAATTGGCGCGATGCACTCGAGGATTTTGCGCCGACGGTGATCATTGCGCCGCCCAAGATACTGCGCCACGTCGCGACGGAGAATTTCAGGCTGGCGCCGGTCCGTGTCTTCGCGGCCGCCGAAACGCTGGATCC contains these protein-coding regions:
- a CDS encoding Putative 3-oxoacyl-(Acyl-carrier-protein) synthase III gives rise to the protein MRIKIIGTGRAVPARCVTSRTLDEKLGLSLGQLEAATGVVERYVCDAESQVDLACAAARLALADAGIEASEIDLVVGGCGVPYQPLPSTAPLVMQRLGMADGSAAAFDVNSTCLGFLTAFETAGRMIEAGQSKRALIFSSEIASRALPWKDQPEIAALFGDGAAAAILCRSAPGEGKMVASLMRTYPSAYDACGIGSGGTRFDFHRQPQEFASHTLFHMDGKELFRVTSRHFNGFLADLLERAGWDHEEVDLVVPHQASPFALVHMARQTGFAREKLVDIAARYGNQIAASIPFALDIARRERRIAPGAKLLFLGTSAGVSFGGMALQA
- a CDS encoding Coenzyme F390 synthetase — translated: MSRFAEALGSFAHTRWVSRKSRRNFERWQARALRRWLDRDLPLAPFYGKPPHRLDDLPVTDKVLLMANFERFNIGGVSARDAWAAASSDGRLGDLTVGASTGTSGNRGLFVISEAEKYRWLGTILAKAIPDLLWRRQRVAVILPQNSGLYDSARQSRRVELGFFDLRLGPENWRDALEDFAPTVIIAPPKILRHVATENFRLAPVRVFAAAETLDPVDRPVIEAFFGLPLDQIYMATEGLFAVTCREGRLHLAEDSVYFEFEPVGDGLVMPLVTAFRRQTQIMARYRMNDLLRLSKVPCRCGSPLRTVDEIVGRMDDVFRLVSMHGPILVTPDILRNAVLGADRRIDDFRLIQTAADTVELRLAPGLADDAAEAALEAVRALLAARQAIVAVELVRAPLPLETGRKLRRVECRLGAGP
- a CDS encoding 3-beta hydroxysteroid dehydrogenase, with translation MRRVLVTGASGFLGAHIVARLAADGMQVVAQGRDVGRCAALEADGHAVVRRDLSQPLDAGAGAAFGELGAIVHCAALSAPFGRLADFQAANVTATRNLVDFAHRQGVRRFVQISSPSVCFAFRDQLGVPEDMALPEPVNAYALTKRQGEEIVLAASGIGPVILRPRGIYGAGDRALLPRLLAAARRPLPLFRDGQARIDLTHVDDVVEAVVAALEAGSDADGQIFNISGGEVLPVRRIAETACARAGVAARWRKMPLWPAMLAAGAMEAVALRLPGRPEPPVTRYGLGLFAYAQSLDISKAARMLGWAPKVSFEEGLDRTFGKAAESRFVTGRAVA
- a CDS encoding Metallo-beta-lactamase superfamily protein, which codes for MKIVFANSAWVSAAERLILHGGSWRSVRLRVRYGLIIHPRTGPVLIDTGYTPQATSGTDRGAALRLYGAILKPQLNAAEQPLPVLARFGLTPHDVRTVIVTHFHADHISGLSQFPNARFIASDAAWSRLKVRAAWQNLRHGVFAELFPTDFETRLDGLSTKAWIAPRGAIPGGADLFGDGSVVAVDLPGHADGQFGLLFAGMERPLLYAVDVQWLLKALVQRRTPGFPASLLAEDFAAIEPTSEVLRRFLADGGEVMFCHDPEPKSYDLDGESV